Proteins encoded in a region of the Roseofilum capinflatum BLCC-M114 genome:
- a CDS encoding DUF433 domain-containing protein, whose amino-acid sequence MQLEDYFEFLAKDDIRLKGTRVGIESILYEYIYQRKTAEEIHKLYNHLPLEKIYATILYFLHNPEDVTQYMSDWLNYCRESERQQLENPPDHVIRLLELKKKNAITHCLR is encoded by the coding sequence ATGCAACTAGAAGATTATTTTGAATTCTTGGCCAAAGATGATATTCGACTCAAAGGAACTAGGGTCGGAATTGAAAGCATTTTGTATGAATACATTTATCAGCGTAAAACGGCAGAAGAAATTCACAAACTTTACAACCATTTGCCTTTAGAAAAAATTTATGCGACAATTCTCTACTTTTTGCATAATCCTGAAGATGTCACTCAATATATGAGCGATTGGTTAAATTATTGTCGAGAATCTGAACGGCAGCAACTTGAAAATCCCCCCGATCATGTGATTCGCCTTCTTGAGCTTAAGAAAAAGAATGCAATAACACATTGTCTGAGATAA
- the urtE gene encoding urea ABC transporter ATP-binding subunit UrtE, protein MNQEVSSQPVLKVSELNVYYGESHILRNVDLGVRPGQMVCLIGRNGVGKTTLLKTIMGVLKPRSGNIVLQGESIVGLSPDRRAKLGIGYVPQGREIIPRVTVKENLLLGLESGRAGKKKEIPPYIYELFPVLESMLWRMGGDLSGGQQQQLAIARALMGRPQLLVLDEPTEGIQPSIILEIEAAVRKIIETTGISVLLVEQHLHFVRQADWYYAMQKGGIVASGPTEELSKDVIQEFLAV, encoded by the coding sequence ATGAATCAAGAAGTATCTTCTCAACCGGTTTTAAAAGTATCTGAATTAAATGTTTACTATGGAGAAAGTCATATTCTGCGGAATGTGGACTTGGGGGTAAGACCCGGACAAATGGTCTGTTTAATTGGCCGTAATGGAGTGGGGAAAACGACCCTGCTAAAAACGATTATGGGGGTGCTAAAACCGCGCAGTGGTAATATTGTTTTGCAAGGCGAAAGTATTGTGGGTCTTTCCCCCGATCGCCGCGCTAAACTCGGTATTGGCTATGTTCCCCAAGGTCGCGAGATTATCCCCAGAGTCACCGTGAAAGAGAACCTGCTCCTGGGTTTGGAGTCCGGACGCGCAGGCAAAAAGAAGGAGATTCCCCCCTATATTTACGAGCTATTCCCCGTCCTGGAGAGCATGTTATGGCGCATGGGAGGGGACTTGAGCGGAGGACAACAGCAGCAACTGGCGATCGCCCGCGCTCTCATGGGCCGTCCCCAACTCCTAGTTCTCGATGAACCCACCGAAGGAATTCAACCCTCGATTATCCTAGAAATTGAAGCAGCCGTGCGTAAAATCATTGAAACAACCGGTATATCTGTACTCTTGGTTGAACAGCATCTGCACTTTGTCCGTCAAGCTGACTGGTATTACGCCATGCAAAAAGGCGGCATTGTAGCCTCCGGGCCGACGGAAGAACTGAGTAAAGATGTGATTCAGGAATTCTTAGCCGTCTAG